TAGCAAAAGAAAAAGAGAAAAGTGAATTAATATCGAAACAAAATGATGAACTCGAAGAACTAGTTTCTGAAAGAACTGCCGAAATAACCAAGCAGAAAGAAGAGCTAGTAATGGCAATGGAAGAGTTAAAAGCAACTCAAAGCCAGTTAATTCAATCTGAAAAAATGGCAAGTTTAGGTGAGTTAACAGCCGGCATTGCCCATGAGATTCAAAATCCGCTCAACTTTGTCAATAACTTTTCTGAGGTAAGCTCCGAAATGATTGACGACATGAATGAGGAGTTGGAAAAAGGTGACCTAGAAGAAGTCAAAGCATTAGCAGCCGATTTAAAACTTAACTTGGGAAAAATATACCACCACGGAAACCGAGCAAGTAGTATTGTGAAAGGTATGCTAGAGCACAGCAGAGCAAGTTCTGGCAAAAAAGAGTTAACGGATATTAATGTCTTGGCAGATGAATACTTGAGGCTTTCCTACCATGGTTTAAGAGCCAAGGATAAAAGCTTTAATGCAGAGATTATAACTGACTTAGACCCTAATTTGCCTAAAATAAACATTGTCTCTCAGGATGTGGGTAGGGTACTTTTGAATTTGATAAATAATGCCTTTCAGTCATGTACTGAACGAAACTCTGGAGCGAAAACCGAAAATTATTTGGCTTGCGTAACAGTAAGTACCAAAACCCAAAAGGACAATATAGTTATTGCAATAAAAGACAATGGTTTGGGGATACCGACAGAAATACGAGACAAAATATTTCAACCATTTTTTACAACCAAAGACACTGGGAAAGGGACAGGGTTAGGCCTTTCGTTGAGCAATGAGATAATAAAGGCTCATGGGGGAGAAATAAGCCTAAAAACGAAAGTTAACGAAGGGACAAAATTTATAATAACTTTACCGATCAGTTAAGTATTACACACTGAACTGCCATGAATATGAAAATACTAGTAGTAGACGACGAAGTAGATGTTAAAGACCTTTTTCTTCAAAAATTCAGGAAGGAAATAAAAAGAGAGGAAATGAGTTTTTCATTTGCTCATTCTGGAGAAGATGCTTTGACATACTTAAAAGAACACGAATCAGAGGCTGTACTCATCCTTTCTGATATTAACATGCCAGGGATGACAGGCATAGAGTTGCTGAAACAAATTAGGTCTAATTATCATAAACCACCTCCTATTGTCATGATGATAACTGCCTATGGAGATGAAGATAATAAGAATCAAGCGACGGAATATGGGGCAGATGATTTTCTTACTAAACCATTGGACTTTGCAATGCTAAAGTCAAGGTTAGCCTCTGTTTAAATTTGAATTGATATGAAAACTAACATACTTGTAGTAGATGACGAAAGCGACTTGGAAGTTCTCATTCGCCAAAAATTTAGACGCCAGATAAGAGAAGGTAAATACGAATTCCTTTTCGCCGAAAATGGGAAAAAGGCTTTAGAGATTTTAGAAAGCCACCCCGAAATATCATTGGTTTTAAGTGACATCAACATGCCTGTAATGGATGGACTTACACTCTTAATGCGAATAGGGGAGAGTAAGCCTTTGATTCAAGTAGTGATGGTATCTGCTTATGGAGATATGGACAATATCCGTACAGCTATGAATAAGGGTGCTTTTGACTTTGTATGCAAACCTGTCAATTTTGAAGACTTGGAGGTAACCATGGAAAAAACCATCCTTCACATAACTGAGCTTCAGAAAAGAATAGAGGCGATCAAAGAAAATGACATACTTAAGATGTATGTTGATGATAGCGTTCTCAAGTTCATGAGCAAGCAGGAGTTTGAAAACTCTTTAACAGCAAATGAAACCATAAATGCAACTGTAGTATTTATTGATATATGTGGCTTTACGGCTATCACTGAGAAGGAAAGCCCAGATTTTGTGGTGAACATTATCAATAAATACTTTGACCTAATGGTGAAAGAAATAATTGCACACGATGGTCGTATTGATAAATTTATGGGTGATGCAGTAATGGCTGTATTCAAGGGAGAATTCCATCTTGATAGGGCAATTGACGCTTCATTAGGTGTACAGGCCGCAATCAAGGCTATTAAAGAACCTGCTGTAGGCGTTGAATCTTACTTGCCAAAAGTCTCCATCGGAATTAACTCAGGTGAAATGATAGCTGGTAATATAGGTTCAAGTACCTTAAAAAGGCTGGACTTTACCGTTATTGGTGATGTGGTGAATACTGCACAAAGAATTCAGTCGGCAGCGATAGACGACCAAATATTAATTTCGGAAACGTCCTATGAGATGGTGAAGGACTCTTTTAGTTGTAAATATGCAGGAGAGTTTGAATTAAAAAATAAGGCCAAAGCTATCAAATGTTACGAAGTGCTCTCCTAAAGTTTTAAGCATTTAGGCTTTCTTTGACTGAATGCTTTTAAGGTCTAATCCTTTTAGCTTCAAGAGGTGTTGGTGTTTAAAACTCTCTTTATACTTTTTGCAAAAATCAGTATGATAAGCGTGGTTTTCTAAAAAACTAATTTGAATTTCTTGCCATTCTGATCTACTGAGATCTTTGTTAAAGTGACGTAACTCTTTAAAGAGCATTTCACTTACTGGCTCAAAATTTTCTGTGCTTAGATACTCTAAATCAGCATCAGCCAACACCCTTTCAGCTAAGTTTTTGGGTTTTTGTGGGATTTTTGTTGCCATTATCATCCCACATATTTTTTCAAGCTCTTCTTCAGAAAACTCATATTTGGAAAGCATTTCTCTGGCAATCCTGCAACCTTTCTCTTCGTGGTCTTCTCGCCCTTCAATAAATCCTATGTCATGAAATATGGCTGCAAGTCGTATCAATTCAATTTCCTCTGGCGGCAATCCTTCCCTCCATGCAAGGTACTCTGCCATTTTGAGTACATAAAGCGTATGATTAACACTATGATATGTTAAGTATTGAGGCAATTCGCTTGTTAGAATGTCAAGAACCTCATCGTATACTTTGTCAAATAGTGATTTCATTCAAACTTGTATCAATGTGCCCTTAATCTTTTAACTTCTCCTCCGCCTACTTCTTTTATACTTTGTATAAAAATAAATGCATTTGGATCAGTATTGAAAATTGATTTTTTAAGCTTGTGAATCTCTAGTCTTGTAACTACTGTTACAATGATATCAGTGTCGTGTTTCACTTCAAAACTTCCTGGTAAATAACCTCTCTCTCCTTTGTAAACCGATATTGCCTTATTGTGAGTTTTGACGATCATCTCTTTCATTTCCTCATGTTTGCTCGAAATAATAGTTAGGGAAGTGTATTCTTCAAAACCATCAACCACATATCCAGAAACCTGCAAAGCGGTAAAGTAGGTAAGTATAGAATACATTGCTTTTTCAATCCCTAAGCTATAAGCAGCAATAAGAAACAAAACTGTATTTGTTATCATTATTATTTCGGCAGTACTAATGGGCAATTTCTTATTGGAATATTCGGCAAGCACCTCTAAACCATCTATCACTCCACCGCCTTTTATTACAAAACCAATACCTAAGCCAATGAAAAGTCCTCCAAAAATGGCAATAAGAACCTTGTCATTTGTAATAGCCGGAACCTCAACAAACTGAAGTAAAATGGCCAATAAAATGACAGCGATAAGTGCATGAATGGCAAAGTTTTTTCCAATCTTGTAGTATCCGATAATAATAAAAGGAAGGTTGATTAAAACGAGTGGAATACTCACATCAATATGGAAAATTTCATGTATTAGGATGGAAACACCTGTTACTCCTCCATCTATAAAATGATTTGGGATCATGAATCCTTTGATAGCAATGGTGCCACAAAGCGAGCCAAGAATTATAAATAAAATTGACCTTACAGAAAATACCTCGTTCCAGTTAATGCTTTGATTTGAAGACAATCGATCGGCTCTTTAAAAGTAGAATTATAGAGTAAATTTATAATAACATCCACATACAAAAAAATTGAATCTACAAGACTTTTAATTATAGTTGTTTTGATGTGAGTAGCGGCTATTTTATTACTTGCCTATTTAGTAAAATTAACTAAAAGTAGACACCGAAAAAATTGAGAAGAAGAATCGAATAGTTGGGCTGAGTCATCGGTCGATAAAATGCATTTGATCGTCGAAAAGCTTCATGTCTAAAAACTAGCTCTACATTTTATTTATTACATTTATCGAAACCTATTTAACCTAGCCAAAATGAAGACGACATTATTACTCGCATTGTTTTTAACCATACTCTATAACAGCTCTTTTGCTCAAAACAACGCTTTCGCCGTTCAAACAAGTATAAAAAACGGAATTGTAGAAGGCAATTATGACACTAAAACAGGTATTCAAAAATACTTTGGGATACCTTATGCTAAACCACCCGTAGGAGATTTTAGGTGGAAAGCACCTCAGCCGATTGCAAATTGGCAAGGAGTAAAAATGACCAAGGATTTTGGGCCAAGGGCAATGCAAGCACCTGTATTTGGTGACATGCGTTTTCGTTCCGATGGCTTAAGTGAAGACTGTCTTTACCTCAATGTGTGGGCACCAAGCGGTCAATTGGCTAAAAACTTACCAGTACTCGTCTATTTTTATGGAGGAGGTTTTGTCGCTGGAGATGGTTCAGAGCCTCGCTATGATGGAGAAGCAATGGCAAAGGAAGGAATCGTAGTTGTGACAGTAAATTATAGGCTGAATATATTTGGCTTTTTTGCCCATCCTGAATTAAGCAATGAAACGACCTACAAAGGCTCAGGAAACTATGGCCTCATGGATCAGGCATTAGCTTTGAAGTGGGTAAACGAAAACATTAAAGTTTTTGGAGGTGATCCCAAAAGAGTAACTATTGCTGGGGAATCAGCTGGATCTATCTCTGTATGTGCACAAATGGCTTCTCCGCTTGCACGTAATTTAATTGCTGGAGCCATAGGAGAAAGTGGAGCTGCAATAAATCCTACGCTGTCACCTATTCCATTAAAAGAGGCTGAGCAAGGAGGTCTTGATTTTGCTAAAAGTATTGGTCAGACAACTTTACAAGCTCTAAGAAAGTTGTCGACGAAGGAGATTTATGAGTTTTACAATGAGTCAAACCGATTTGGTTTCCCTACAGTTATTGATGGTTATTTTTACCCTAAAACGATACCGCAAATTTTCAATGCGAAGGAGCAATCTCAGGTTCCACTTTTACTGGGATGGAACTCTGCTGAGATTCCTGGTCAAGCTTTTATGCAAGGGCAACCATACAAATCGGAAAATTATATAACCAAGGTAAAGCAAAGTTACCCTACGGATTACGAGGAGGTTTTGAAACTGTATCCTCATGGCAGCGAGAGAGAAATTGAGCTTTCGGCTACTGCTTTAGCATCCGACCGATTTATATCTTATAGCACTTGGAAATGGTTTGACCTACATCGTAAAAACTCTAATCAGCCAGTTTACCGTTACTTATTTAGTAGGGTGCGACCTCCATTGGTAGATCAATCGCTCACTTCGGCACTTGCAGGAGGAACTGTTAAAAAAGACCCGAATGCTACTCCACCACCACCACCAGTAGGTGCATCGCATGCCAGCGAAATTGAATATTGTATGGGAAACCTTTCTAACAGCCCAGAGTTTGCATGGACTTCGGACGATTACAAAGTTTCAGAAACCATGATGAAATATTTTGCAAATTTTATCAAAACGGGGAATCCAAATGGGGAGAATCTTCCTGAATGGTCAAAAGCTGAACCAAACGACAAAATGCCACCAGTAATGAATATTGACTTGGAATCAAAAACAATAAAAGCACAAGATGACGCTAGGTATGAGTTTTTGGATAAGGCTTATGGGAATTGATTGAGGAGCTTTAAAACTTTGCTTAAAAACAGACAAATCTGTGTTTAAAAAGTGCTAATTTACTCAAAAGCCTGAAAAGTATTTGAACAAATACAAGCTACCGCTAGAAATGCTCTATCAATGGGAGAGCAATGTTCCGGATAAAGGTTTCCTTCACGAAACAATGGGAGGGGAGATTTATAGCTGGACTTGGGGCAACGCCATGCTGGAAATAAGACCAAATCGCAAAAGTGTTGGTTTCAAATAAATCAACGACAATAACAATTTTTGGACTTCCGTAAAATCACGTACATTGCTGAATACTTCAACCCGAGCCTTATTTTATATGATGAATCAATTTAAAGCGGCGAGAAAAGTACTAATGCTTTCTCTCTTATTATCACTCTTTTCATTCGTCTTAAAGGCACAGCAAAAAACTGAATTCAACTATCAAATACCCAATCTTGATTCCTTGCCCTTAGATACAGCCTTGGTAAAAATAGGCGATGCCATTAATCAGATGAAAGGTGAGGCGGATGCCAAAATAAAAGAAGACTTATGGCATACTTTAAAACGTGCAAAAGCCTCAAAAAGGCCACTACTGATAGCTAAAACCTATAAAGAACTCGCAAATTGGCATTACCTCAGTGTTACATCTGAAAACAAAGATTCAATCTATTATTACGATGATCAGGCATTACAATTCTTTTTACAAACAGATGAAAAAGAACTCATCAGCAATGCTTACAAAACTGTGGGTTTTGATCTTCAGTTCATGCAGCGTTTTGCTGAGGCTGAAGTGCAATATTTCAAGGGATTGGAAGTAGCAAAATCCATTGAATATCAAAGCGGAATAAACTCCACTCATGCTTCATTGGCAAGTCTTTATACAAGTACCAAAGATTATAAATCGGCACTACGATATAGTGAAATGGTGGTCGCCTCTTACGAAGAAGAGGGGAATACCCACCCTTTGATACGTGCTTTAGTTACTTTAAGCAATATTTATGTTCAACTGGAACAGCCAGAAAAAGCCTTAAATGCTACTAACAAAGCTTTAGCTCTGGTTGCTGACTTGCCGGAAAAGTACCAAGCCTCAGAATCATACAATGTGCGAGCTTGGCGAGGAAAAGCATTGCGAAAACTGAAACGCTATGATGAAGCATTGAAAGACTTTGAGTTTTCGTGGAAAGGAATGCAAGAAATTTATGGTGCAGCAAAAGTTAATGGTTGGAAAGGCGATATTGGAAGTGTCTACTTTTTGCAAAATAAATATGAAAAGGCAATTCCTTTCCTCAAAGACTACATTGAGCACTTCAAGGGTAAAAAAGTGTATAATCCAGAGGAACTGAAGGATCATTACCTCTGGTTGGCAGAATCTTATAAAACTATCGGTAAACCTGACTTGGCCTACAAATATCTCTCTGAAGGCAAGGACATAGCAATCAATGCCTTAGAGCAGGAGACCGTGGCACTTAGAGGGGAACTGCGAGTTAAATACGAAACAGAGCAAAAGGACGAAACCATATCAACACAATCTGACTTGATTCAGCAACAAAGAGAGATACAGTGGCTCACTTATGCGATCGTTGGCTTACTGACCTTGATTTTGGGCGGACTTTTCTATACTTATCGCAACAATGTAAACAAGAACAATCAACTTCGAGAACTAAATAATAGTCTAGAAGTCACCAATGTACAGCTAGACAAACGGAATGCGGAAAACGAATTGCTATTAAAAGAAATACACCATCGTGTTAAAAACAACCTTGAAATAGTATCAGGGCTTTTAGAGCTACAGTCGTCTCAAATAGACGACCCTTCTGTGCAAGCAGCCATGCTTTCAAGTCAAAATAGGGTGCATTCCATGGGAATAATTCACCAAAAACTATATCAAAGTGAGCACCTCACTTCCATAGAAATGCGTGATTACTTCGTGAATTTGGGAGAAAACATCATGAATTCTTTTAGCTCAGATGGTAAAGTAAAAATAGAATGTGATATGCCTGAGTTAGTGCTGGATGTGGATACTGCCATTTCGGTAGGGCTTATTGCTAATGAACTACTAACAAATGCCTTTAAGTATGCATTTGAAGGGAAAGAGAAAGGCAAAATTGAGATTACTATGAAATCTAATGGCCCTAATGACGACAACCTAGAATTGAATATCACAGATGATGGAATAGGGAAAAACGAAGACAGTCCTGCAAAAGGAACAGGCTTTGGCACCATGCTCATAGATCTACTCACCAAACAACTGAATGGCACCATTTCATATAAAAATGAAAACGGCACGAAGGTTTCATTAGTTTTCAACAAAACAAACCACCTGGCATGAAAAACCCGATAACCATACTGGTGGTAGAAGATGAAATGATTATTGCTGCCAAAATATCGTTAAGACTTACAAATCTTGGTTATGAAGTAACTGGCATAGTGCCACGGGGTGAAGAAGCACTCCTGCACATTGAACAAAATGCACCAGACATTGTCCTTTTAGACATCAATCTAAAGGGAAGCATAGATGGAATTGATATTGCAGCACAGATTATAAAAAACAACTGGCAGTGCGTCATTATATATTTGACAGCCAATACTGACGAAGCTACTTTTAACAGAGCCAAAGCCACTCGCCCCTTTGCCTTTTTATCAAAACCCATTAAACCTATAGATCTTCAAAGAACCATAGAACTTACCGAGGAGCAAATTCTAAAACAACGAGAAATAGAAGACTCAGTCAATAGCTCAATGCCAGAATTGCAGGGTGGAAATGACACACATGAGCTATTAAGTGATGGAGAATTCTTAACAGATAGGATTTTTGTTAAGGTTAAACAGAAAATGGTTAAAATTTTCGTGAGCGATATTCTCTACATTGCCGCAGACCGCAGTTATTGTCAAATTTTCACAAAACAAGAGACACACCTGCTTTCTGTTCCGCTAAAAAACGTGGAAGACAAGCTTTCAAAATCACAGTTTATGAGAATACATCGGTCTTATCTCGTGAACATAAAAGCGATAGACGAAATGACGGATACCCATGTTTTTATAAGCAAAAAGGTAATTCCTCTTAATACGAATGCCAAAGAAGACTTATTTAAACGTTTGCAACGGGTTTAGTTAAATCAAAAAACTTCACATCTATACTCTCGGAAAGTGAAAAGGGCTTTTCGGAAGATAAGTAACGGTACTGGGAAAATAGCACATAAGGGTTTGAAGGATTAGAAACATATTTATATATAATTTCTAACCGATTTATAGCCATGAAAGCAAATATTCACCTAGGGGCAAGAACAAGTTCACCCAGCCATGAAATCATTAAACTTGAAGCCCAAGACAATTATACAATAGTACATTTCATTGATGGGAGTAAGCTCTTGACATCTACCACAATTGGTACCTTAGAAAAGCGACTTCAACCTTTTCATTTTTTTAGAACAAGCCGATCCACAGTTATAAACCTGGATTACCTCTATTTATTTAAAGTCCATTACGGAAGCAATGGCAGTCTTGAAAAGACAACGAAAAATGATATTTTCCTTGCCCGACGTAGAAAAGCAGCCTTTGAAGCTGAAATAGGAGGCTGTATTAATTGTGCTTAACTTATTCGATATAAACATTAATTAATCATGAAAAAACTATACATATTTCTTATTTCATTAATCTCCATATCCGCTGCTGCCCAAATCTCAAGCAATGGCACAACCGACGGTTCCATCACCATTACGCCAAAGGGTTTACATGGAAGTTCTAACACGACGGCAGAAGGAGGCAACCTAGCACTTGGCTCAAATGCCTTGCAGAAAACAATTTATGATGGAACAGTTAGTACTTATTTTGGGGCTTACAATACTGCCATTGGTGATTCATCGCTTTACTCAAATGTATCAGGTTATTTCAATACAGGCTTAGGTGCTTTTTCGCTTCAAATTAATTCAACTGGAAAGGGGAATGCTGGAATTGGTTATGGGGCTCTAAATAGAAATGAAAATGGGGATTTTAATACAGCAATAGGTAATATCACTTTATTTAGTAATACTTCCGGCATACGAAATACAGCTGTTGGTAACGCTGCATTAGTTAATAATACAACAGCTAGTTACAATACTGCCGTAGGAAATTATGCTCTTTTTTATAACAAGACTGCTAGTTCAAATACAGCTATTGGAAACCAAACTCTTTTCTTGAATACAGAGGGTGTACAAAATACTGCGGTTGGTAGCTTTGCCTTATTAAGCAACAAAACTGCTCAAGGCAACACTGCAATTGGTGCATCCGCACTTTCAAAATCAATTTCTGACGGGAATACTGCAATTGGATGGTTGGCACTTAATACCGACTCCCTAGGAGCATTTAATACTGCAGTGGGCTCATTTACGGGGGAGAATCTTACATTCGGAGACCTTAATTCTTTTTTAGGATACAATGCTGGAACAACAAAAGATAGTTTGTCCAATTCAACGGCTGTAGGTGCCAACGCCAAAGTTAATGCCAGCAACAAAGTCCGAATCGGAGATGCCAATATTTCTGTAATAGAAGGTCAAGTCGCTTGGAGCAACCCATCAGATAGGCGTTTGAAAGAAAGTATAGTTTATACGAGTAGGCTAGGACTTGATTTTGTAAATGGTTTGAAAACTGTCTCTTACAACTACATTGCCGATAAAAATAAAGTCCGTTATGACGGTTTTATTGCTCAAGATGTAGAGAAATTAATGGAAGATTTGAACATCCCGTTTAGTGGTTTGAAAAAGTCTGATAATGGAATGTTTTCGCTGGCTTATTCCGATTTTGTGATGCCTCTCGTAAACGCCATTCAAGAACAGCAGAAGGAAATTGAAGCATTGAAAGCCGAAGCACTGGAAAACAGAGATTTGAGAGTTAGATTGGAACAATTAGAGGCTAAAATGACAAATCGTTAAAAATGCAATATGTCTGATTCATAATCAATCCTTGGCCTTTACGGCACATTTTTGACCACTCGCTAAATTTTTTTTCTATTCCTTTTTTAAGGGCTAATTTCATGTAAACGTAAGAGCCAAAACATTGAAAACTAATTTGAAATCGTCCAATCGAGTACCGTTAATTCAATGGAATAAATCATCACAATACTTCCTAATTTTAGTTGTTCTGGTCCTACTTGGTTTTTGGCCGACGTACTTTGCAAAATTTCTTGATGGGACAGCCGATTTCAGTTTCTATTTTCACTTTCATGCTGCTATGGCAGCAGCTTGGGTAGCATTATTGGTACTGCAGCCCATGCTAATCAAAAGGAAGAAACTAGCCTTACATAGAAAGTTAGGGAAACTGACTTATGTCTTGCTGCCCTTGTTTTTTCTTTCAGTGATATTGTTAAAACATCATCGTATAGGCGGTGAGGTTAGCCCAAATTTAGGAGCTAGTTTATGGTTACAGTTAAAAGATTTGGTGATTATCGGTATCATGTACGGTATTGCTATTTGGCACAAAAAGAACGTTCAAATACATGCCCGAGCTATGATTGCTACAGGAATTGTATTCATTGAGCCCTCTTTAGGTAGATTAATCATTAATGTCTTCTATCCAGCCGACTTCACTACGGGCTTTATAGTCACCATTGTTCTTATATATGCTCTATTATTAATTCTGATATTCTTAGAAAGAAAACAAAGTAAAGGCAGGTGGATATTCCCACTTGTAGGAGTGCTATATATACTTTTTCATTGGTTGTATTTATTCGAAATAAGCTTTCTAGCCTGGGATGCATTTGCCAGTTGGTTTGCTCTTTTACCTCTCACTTAATCATTTCATTGAAAATACGCATAAGCTTAAACTCCTGTTCAGTAAATCAAATTATTAAAAAATAGCAAACATGAAAAACACAATCCTAGGACTCACTTTAATAATGGTTACAGCTCTAGTAATAAGTTGTACTCCAAAAACAGAAGAGGCTGCTACGTCAACCTTCGACTTGGTAACGGCAAAAGCTGAAATAGAAGCAGCAAATAAAGAATTTATGGCTTTAGTAGCCGCAGAAGATTCTGTTGGTTTGGCCAATTCATATACGCATGATGCGAAATTGATGAGTGGCGGAGCACCATCAGTTATAGGAAAGGCTAATATTCAGAGTGCTATAAGAGGAATGTTTGAATCTGGTCTAACTGGTATTGATTTAAGACTCGAAAATGTATACGGTACAGAAGACTTGATTGCAGAAGAAGGTGAACTAACCTTATATGCAGGCGATAATGTCATTGGAGAAGAAAAATACATTGTGCTTTGGAAAAAAGAAGATGGAAAATGGAAGTTATTTAGAGATATATTCAATTCGAATATGCCATTCGAATAATTCAGATTTGGGCCTTTAAGGATCACTCATTTAAATGAAACACTCATATCAAAGAAATATAAATATCACCATGATTAAACTAACCGTACTTTACGGACATCCTACTGCCCCTACTGCTTTTGAAGAGTATTACGCTTATACACATATGCCTTTGGTAGGTAAAATTAAAGAAATTGAAAAAGCAGAAACTACCAAATTTCTAGATGAAACTGATGGTAGCAAAGCAGCCTACTACCGAATGGCCGAATTGTGGTTTGCTGATATAGATGCATTACAAGCAGGCATGGGCTCGCCAGAAGGGCAAGCAACAGCAGGTGATCTATCTAATTTTGCTTCTGGTGGTTTTACTATTTTGACAGGATCTGTGCAATAACGATATGAAATGAAACTGTAATTGAAAGAGGAGGTTTTTATCGACCTTCTTTTTTTATGGAATACAGGGTTCTATATGTTTTGTGAATTAGTAGCCTATGTCGTTCAGTTGAAAAGTTTCGCAGTTACCTATGCTGATCTATTAAAATTACATTTCCATCAGGGTCTGTAACAACAAAACTAGCAGGACCTTTTGTGTTTTCGTCGGCAGGATTTTGAATATTTATACCATGACCTTTTAGGCTTTTTTGAATATCACGCACATCCATAAATGAGTCAGTATTTTGTGCAGCTTGATCCCAGCCAGGATTAAATGTGAGCATATTCCCTTCAAACATCCCTTGGAAAATCCCAATAAGTGTCTCACCATTTTTCATGATCAGGTACTTTTTATCCATATCTCCTGCGAAAACGATGAAGCCAAGCTTTTCGTAAAATGATTTAGATAAGGCTAAGTCTTTTACATTTAAGCTCACCGAAAA
This portion of the Spirosomataceae bacterium TFI 002 genome encodes:
- a CDS encoding His Kinase A (phospho-acceptor) domain-containing protein — protein: MLYFLLVLLGSIFIRKRFDFAMKYPQLDGFLKVSWLISLLIFLSGNFVNDKIGISTAPAWFLFIGFVLYCYWLARDEPKPDAIIWSTIGFMAISLIFEISEAYFDSFHEDISSYLSVGQLGTFVSIIAFGIGISNQQKALAKEKEKSELISKQNDELEELVSERTAEITKQKEELVMAMEELKATQSQLIQSEKMASLGELTAGIAHEIQNPLNFVNNFSEVSSEMIDDMNEELEKGDLEEVKALAADLKLNLGKIYHHGNRASSIVKGMLEHSRASSGKKELTDINVLADEYLRLSYHGLRAKDKSFNAEIITDLDPNLPKINIVSQDVGRVLLNLINNAFQSCTERNSGAKTENYLACVTVSTKTQKDNIVIAIKDNGLGIPTEIRDKIFQPFFTTKDTGKGTGLGLSLSNEIIKAHGGEISLKTKVNEGTKFIITLPIS
- a CDS encoding Response regulator receiver domain-containing protein, producing the protein MNMKILVVDDEVDVKDLFLQKFRKEIKREEMSFSFAHSGEDALTYLKEHESEAVLILSDINMPGMTGIELLKQIRSNYHKPPPIVMMITAYGDEDNKNQATEYGADDFLTKPLDFAMLKSRLASV
- a CDS encoding Adenylate cyclase, class 3 — encoded protein: MKTNILVVDDESDLEVLIRQKFRRQIREGKYEFLFAENGKKALEILESHPEISLVLSDINMPVMDGLTLLMRIGESKPLIQVVMVSAYGDMDNIRTAMNKGAFDFVCKPVNFEDLEVTMEKTILHITELQKRIEAIKENDILKMYVDDSVLKFMSKQEFENSLTANETINATVVFIDICGFTAITEKESPDFVVNIINKYFDLMVKEIIAHDGRIDKFMGDAVMAVFKGEFHLDRAIDASLGVQAAIKAIKEPAVGVESYLPKVSIGINSGEMIAGNIGSSTLKRLDFTVIGDVVNTAQRIQSAAIDDQILISETSYEMVKDSFSCKYAGEFELKNKAKAIKCYEVLS
- a CDS encoding Uncharacterized membrane-anchored protein YitT, contains DUF161 and DUF2179 domains, with protein sequence MSSNQSINWNEVFSVRSILFIILGSLCGTIAIKGFMIPNHFIDGGVTGVSILIHEIFHIDVSIPLVLINLPFIIIGYYKIGKNFAIHALIAVILLAILLQFVEVPAITNDKVLIAIFGGLFIGLGIGFVIKGGGVIDGLEVLAEYSNKKLPISTAEIIMITNTVLFLIAAYSLGIEKAMYSILTYFTALQVSGYVVDGFEEYTSLTIISSKHEEMKEMIVKTHNKAISVYKGERGYLPGSFEVKHDTDIIVTVVTRLEIHKLKKSIFNTDPNAFIFIQSIKEVGGGEVKRLRAH
- a CDS encoding para-nitrobenzyl esterase, which translates into the protein MKTTLLLALFLTILYNSSFAQNNAFAVQTSIKNGIVEGNYDTKTGIQKYFGIPYAKPPVGDFRWKAPQPIANWQGVKMTKDFGPRAMQAPVFGDMRFRSDGLSEDCLYLNVWAPSGQLAKNLPVLVYFYGGGFVAGDGSEPRYDGEAMAKEGIVVVTVNYRLNIFGFFAHPELSNETTYKGSGNYGLMDQALALKWVNENIKVFGGDPKRVTIAGESAGSISVCAQMASPLARNLIAGAIGESGAAINPTLSPIPLKEAEQGGLDFAKSIGQTTLQALRKLSTKEIYEFYNESNRFGFPTVIDGYFYPKTIPQIFNAKEQSQVPLLLGWNSAEIPGQAFMQGQPYKSENYITKVKQSYPTDYEEVLKLYPHGSEREIELSATALASDRFISYSTWKWFDLHRKNSNQPVYRYLFSRVRPPLVDQSLTSALAGGTVKKDPNATPPPPPVGASHASEIEYCMGNLSNSPEFAWTSDDYKVSETMMKYFANFIKTGNPNGENLPEWSKAEPNDKMPPVMNIDLESKTIKAQDDARYEFLDKAYGN
- a CDS encoding Two-component sensor histidine kinase, contains HisKA and HATPase domains; this encodes MMNQFKAARKVLMLSLLLSLFSFVLKAQQKTEFNYQIPNLDSLPLDTALVKIGDAINQMKGEADAKIKEDLWHTLKRAKASKRPLLIAKTYKELANWHYLSVTSENKDSIYYYDDQALQFFLQTDEKELISNAYKTVGFDLQFMQRFAEAEVQYFKGLEVAKSIEYQSGINSTHASLASLYTSTKDYKSALRYSEMVVASYEEEGNTHPLIRALVTLSNIYVQLEQPEKALNATNKALALVADLPEKYQASESYNVRAWRGKALRKLKRYDEALKDFEFSWKGMQEIYGAAKVNGWKGDIGSVYFLQNKYEKAIPFLKDYIEHFKGKKVYNPEELKDHYLWLAESYKTIGKPDLAYKYLSEGKDIAINALEQETVALRGELRVKYETEQKDETISTQSDLIQQQREIQWLTYAIVGLLTLILGGLFYTYRNNVNKNNQLRELNNSLEVTNVQLDKRNAENELLLKEIHHRVKNNLEIVSGLLELQSSQIDDPSVQAAMLSSQNRVHSMGIIHQKLYQSEHLTSIEMRDYFVNLGENIMNSFSSDGKVKIECDMPELVLDVDTAISVGLIANELLTNAFKYAFEGKEKGKIEITMKSNGPNDDNLELNITDDGIGKNEDSPAKGTGFGTMLIDLLTKQLNGTISYKNENGTKVSLVFNKTNHLA